The proteins below come from a single Tissierella sp. MB52-C2 genomic window:
- a CDS encoding ABC transporter ATP-binding protein, with amino-acid sequence MLKRFISYYKPHRKLFFIDMFFSFLISISDLIFPVFTRKMVNEIIPDGRMDLLVRWTIIMSFLFVLRYISNYIVSYWGHLLGVKIEHDMRRDIFTHLQTLPFSYFDNNKTGHIMSRIVNDLRDITELAHHGPEDLFISLVMLIGSFIVLIKIEWRLTLILYASIPIIIWFVISKRNKMSDSFREVRKKIANVNSQLENSISGVRVAKSFTNEGFEIEKFNEGNREFSDARKESYKVMAEFASGIGIMSSVLNLLVISLGGYFVYRDIINFGDLFSFTLYVNFFMQPIRRLSEFSQQLQEGMTGFERFIEIMNIKSDIVDKENALELNDISGRIEFKDVSFSYNNGENTVLANLNLDIEPGKTVALVGPSGAGKTTLCHLIPRFYETNSGEILLDNMDIKDIKIKSLRKNIGLVQQDVFLFTGTIRDNIVYGDPEASDEEVIEAAKKARIHDFIMSLPEGYNTFIGEKGVKLSGGQKQRISIARLFLKNPPILILDEATSALDNETEIMIQKSLEELSRGRTTLVIAHRLSTIKNADEILVLTAEGIVENGNHEELLEKDRLYAKLYRSQFKDLLE; translated from the coding sequence TTGCTTAAAAGATTTATATCATATTATAAACCGCATAGAAAACTATTCTTTATAGATATGTTTTTTTCATTTCTTATATCTATATCGGATCTAATATTTCCAGTTTTTACAAGGAAAATGGTTAATGAAATTATTCCAGATGGAAGGATGGACCTTTTAGTTAGATGGACTATAATAATGTCTTTCTTATTTGTACTTAGATATATTAGTAATTATATTGTATCATATTGGGGACATTTATTAGGAGTAAAAATAGAACATGATATGAGAAGAGATATATTTACTCATTTACAGACATTACCTTTCAGCTATTTTGACAATAATAAAACAGGTCATATTATGTCTAGAATAGTTAATGATTTAAGAGACATAACCGAATTGGCACACCATGGACCAGAAGATTTATTTATATCCTTAGTCATGTTAATAGGTTCATTTATTGTATTGATTAAAATTGAGTGGAGACTGACTTTAATATTATATGCATCTATACCAATCATTATATGGTTTGTTATATCTAAAAGAAATAAAATGTCAGATTCCTTTAGAGAAGTAAGAAAAAAAATTGCAAATGTCAATTCTCAACTTGAAAATAGTATTTCAGGAGTTAGAGTTGCAAAATCTTTTACCAACGAAGGTTTTGAGATTGAAAAATTTAATGAAGGAAATCGTGAATTTAGCGATGCTAGAAAAGAATCCTATAAGGTCATGGCTGAATTTGCATCAGGAATAGGTATAATGTCAAGTGTTCTTAATCTATTGGTTATAAGCTTAGGAGGATATTTTGTATATAGGGACATAATTAATTTTGGAGATCTTTTTTCCTTTACTCTTTACGTTAACTTCTTTATGCAGCCAATAAGAAGATTATCTGAATTCTCACAGCAGCTTCAAGAAGGAATGACTGGATTTGAAAGATTTATTGAGATTATGAATATTAAATCAGATATAGTTGATAAAGAAAATGCCTTAGAATTAAATGATATAAGTGGAAGAATTGAATTTAAAGATGTATCCTTTAGCTATAATAATGGAGAGAATACTGTACTTGCAAATTTAAACTTAGATATAGAGCCAGGTAAAACTGTAGCATTAGTAGGACCATCGGGAGCTGGTAAGACAACTTTATGTCATCTTATTCCAAGGTTTTATGAAACAAATAGCGGCGAAATTCTCTTAGACAATATGGATATTAAAGACATAAAAATAAAATCTTTGAGAAAAAATATTGGACTTGTACAACAGGATGTATTCTTATTTACTGGTACAATTCGTGATAATATAGTTTATGGAGATCCCGAAGCTAGTGATGAAGAAGTCATAGAAGCAGCTAAAAAAGCTAGGATACATGACTTTATTATGTCTTTACCAGAAGGATATAATACATTCATAGGTGAGAAAGGTGTTAAATTATCTGGAGGGCAGAAACAGAGGATTTCGATTGCAAGATTATTTTTAAAGAATCCACCAATTTTAATATTAGATGAAGCTACATCAGCTCTAGATAATGAAACTGAAATCATGATACAAAAATCTTTGGAGGAATTATCCCGAGGGAGAACTACATTAGTTATTGCCCATAGACTATCAACAATAAAAAATGCAGACGAAATCTTAGTATTAACGGCAGAAGGAATTGTTGAAAATGGTAATCATGAGGAATTATTGGAAAAAGATAGATTATATGCAAAATTATATAGATCTCAATTTAAGGATTTATTAGAATAA
- a CDS encoding UvrD-helicase domain-containing protein → MAIDPQQIAIETIDKNVAVNAGAGTGKTKVLTERFIHILEYGNLEENKEVESIVAITFTKKATQEMIDRIRKEMRKNFHKSNRWRGYYRDMGKANISTIHSFCAKILRENPIEAKIDPLFEVLEDYKAMKLLNETIQDVLSRGLENDEGVYDLLRRFKKNDVNFLVNDFYQLYNKVRTIGLSFEELKHKTLEYINSLEFKKDDISFIKDKFIYLMEKLPKNSKIFKLQLDSNWIKFKDNKYDHEELPNILAYLYENIGTSSKESENIDLLKSAIEKSLLGCEKYNIHIYDTVLKLLMEIDEEYELRKKEVKSLDYDDLQIKVLDLLGNNHIREKYQNTYKYIMIDEFQDTNELQKRIFYKLATVDEKLDKSNLFVVGDPKQSIYGFRGADLDVFYDVILDIQEVSKEEIITLQRNYRTVETVLKFINNIFSKLMTNKYKELKEFHKSQNLIDVEILEKEDLEIPENQSQSSYYRYYEAQLIAKRIKELVSEGQYKYGDFAMLFRATTRNHIYEEALKSFGIPFYNLGGKRFFLQQEVLDLINGLKAIGNPFDTIATIGFLRSPMIGLTDKTIYWILRNKETTVYNSMLNMIRDEEIKDEEGKIKEVLILMDHLYYIRDLYGLTRLVDELISKTYFIETLLLKQGGKQCIANVYKFKDIVKKYELNLKGTLADFIDYLEEIKNRDEEEGKVESEDADAVKILTIHKSKGLQFPVVIIPEMATLNRGIYPNILFHKDIGIGIQLEANKALYNSIRKELDIKDKEELERTLYVAMTRAEKMLILGCQGKDSGFKKLIRDIIDSTECRVISEIDISREEYNSVRLINNELVNQDNIIDMEFPLLPKEIKYPKNTMERYSISQYLTFLDCNRRFYFDYYRRLSDIWKIEDISDRGSSISGIQKGNIIHKFCEHYRLDMDVKDLLKNICKSFGVHYTTNIYMELKPYIENYLKLYNEEYDKIFIEKTFYLKVGDSYITGVIDRINIKGKKAEIIDYKTNKLINKDSLVNYYKPQLQLYAYVFQNIMGIEIDKARIVFLEKGKSVDIPVDENSLKENIYHIGEFIEFISKKESIYDYEKSNKCPSYCKHRGICDLE, encoded by the coding sequence ATGGCAATAGATCCACAACAAATAGCCATAGAGACTATAGATAAAAATGTTGCTGTAAACGCAGGAGCAGGTACTGGAAAAACTAAGGTGTTGACAGAAAGATTTATACATATATTAGAATATGGCAACTTAGAGGAAAACAAAGAAGTAGAATCCATAGTGGCAATTACATTTACCAAGAAAGCTACTCAAGAAATGATAGATCGAATTAGAAAAGAAATGAGAAAAAACTTTCATAAAAGCAATAGATGGAGAGGATATTATAGGGATATGGGAAAAGCTAATATTTCCACTATCCATAGTTTTTGTGCAAAAATATTAAGAGAAAATCCAATTGAAGCAAAGATAGATCCTTTATTTGAGGTCTTGGAAGACTATAAAGCTATGAAGCTTTTAAATGAGACAATACAAGATGTGTTATCTAGAGGGTTGGAAAATGATGAAGGAGTATATGATCTTTTAAGAAGATTTAAGAAAAACGATGTAAATTTCTTAGTCAATGATTTTTATCAACTTTATAATAAGGTGAGAACCATAGGACTATCTTTTGAAGAATTGAAACATAAAACATTAGAATATATAAATTCATTAGAGTTTAAAAAAGATGATATTTCATTTATAAAAGATAAGTTTATATATCTAATGGAGAAGCTTCCTAAAAACTCAAAGATATTTAAATTACAATTAGATTCAAATTGGATTAAGTTTAAGGATAATAAATATGACCATGAGGAATTACCTAATATATTGGCATATCTTTATGAAAATATAGGGACAAGCTCTAAGGAAAGTGAAAACATAGATTTGCTTAAATCTGCCATAGAAAAATCTTTATTAGGGTGTGAAAAATATAATATTCATATCTATGATACAGTATTAAAACTGCTTATGGAAATTGATGAAGAATATGAATTGAGAAAGAAAGAAGTCAAATCTTTGGATTATGATGATTTGCAAATAAAAGTCTTAGATTTATTAGGAAATAACCATATTAGAGAAAAATATCAAAATACATACAAGTATATTATGATAGACGAATTTCAAGATACTAATGAATTACAAAAAAGGATTTTCTATAAATTAGCTACAGTTGATGAAAAATTAGATAAATCAAATTTATTTGTAGTAGGAGATCCCAAACAATCTATTTATGGATTTAGAGGTGCAGATTTAGATGTTTTTTATGATGTAATATTAGATATTCAAGAGGTATCTAAAGAGGAAATAATTACATTACAAAGGAATTATAGAACTGTAGAAACTGTGCTTAAATTTATCAATAATATATTTAGTAAACTAATGACAAATAAGTATAAAGAATTGAAAGAATTTCATAAATCACAAAATTTAATAGACGTAGAAATCTTAGAAAAAGAAGATTTAGAAATACCAGAGAATCAAAGCCAAAGTAGTTATTATAGATATTATGAGGCACAGTTAATAGCTAAGAGAATAAAGGAGTTAGTATCGGAAGGACAGTATAAATATGGTGATTTTGCCATGTTATTTAGAGCTACTACTAGAAATCATATATATGAAGAAGCTTTAAAAAGCTTTGGTATACCATTTTATAATTTAGGTGGGAAAAGATTTTTTCTTCAGCAGGAGGTATTAGATTTAATTAATGGATTAAAAGCCATAGGAAACCCCTTTGATACTATAGCAACCATAGGGTTTTTAAGATCTCCTATGATAGGGCTTACAGATAAAACTATATACTGGATACTTAGAAATAAAGAAACAACTGTATATAATTCTATGTTAAATATGATCCGTGATGAAGAGATAAAAGACGAAGAAGGAAAAATTAAGGAAGTTCTAATTCTTATGGATCACCTATATTATATAAGAGACTTATATGGATTAACTAGACTAGTAGATGAGCTGATTTCAAAGACATATTTTATAGAAACATTACTCTTAAAACAAGGTGGTAAGCAGTGTATTGCAAATGTTTATAAGTTTAAAGATATAGTAAAAAAATATGAATTAAATCTCAAGGGAACCTTAGCGGATTTCATTGATTACTTAGAGGAAATTAAAAATAGAGATGAAGAGGAAGGAAAAGTAGAATCAGAAGATGCTGATGCAGTTAAGATACTGACCATACATAAATCTAAAGGACTTCAATTTCCAGTAGTTATAATACCAGAAATGGCTACTCTAAATAGGGGAATTTATCCAAACATATTATTTCATAAGGACATAGGCATAGGGATTCAATTGGAGGCTAATAAGGCATTATATAATAGTATAAGAAAAGAATTAGATATAAAAGATAAAGAGGAATTAGAAAGAACTTTATATGTTGCCATGACTAGAGCAGAAAAAATGCTTATTTTAGGTTGTCAAGGGAAAGATAGTGGATTTAAGAAACTTATAAGAGATATAATCGATTCTACAGAGTGTAGGGTTATATCTGAAATAGATATTTCAAGGGAGGAATATAATTCAGTTAGACTAATAAATAATGAATTAGTAAACCAAGATAATATCATAGACATGGAATTCCCCTTGTTACCTAAGGAAATTAAATATCCTAAAAATACTATGGAGAGATATAGCATAAGTCAATATCTAACGTTTTTAGATTGCAATAGAAGATTTTATTTTGATTATTATAGAAGATTATCTGATATATGGAAAATAGAGGATATATCAGATAGAGGAAGCTCCATTAGTGGTATTCAAAAAGGGAATATTATTCATAAATTTTGTGAGCATTATAGATTAGATATGGATGTAAAGGATTTGTTGAAAAATATATGTAAATCTTTTGGAGTACATTATACTACCAATATATATATGGAATTAAAGCCTTATATTGAAAATTATCTTAAATTATATAATGAAGAATATGATAAAATATTTATAGAAAAAACTTTTTACTTAAAGGTTGGGGATAGCTATATAACAGGAGTTATTGATAGGATAAATATTAAAGGAAAAAAAGCAGAAATAATCGATTATAAAACAAATAAGCTTATAAATAAGGACTCTCTTGTAAACTATTATAAACCGCAATTACAGCTTTATGCATATGTATTTCAGAATATAATGGGTATAGAAATAGATAAGGCCAGAATAGTATTTTTGGAGAAGGGTAAATCTGTAGATATTCCAGTAGATGAAAATAGTTTAAAAGAAAATATATATCATATAGGAGAATTTATAGAGTTTATATCTAAGAAAGAGAGTATATATGACTATGAAAAAAGTAATAAATGTCCAAGTTATTGTAAGCATAGAGGTATATGCGATTTGGAATAA